The Saccharicrinis carchari genomic interval AAGGTCAATATATCTGGTTTTATGATCAAGGAACCGTTATTGAGAAGGACGAAAGAGGAAATCCCAAACGCATTATTGGAACCACCCAAAATATAGATCAACGCAAAACAACAGAATTGGATTTACTTAAATTATCCAAAGCAGTGGAGCAAAGTCAGGTAGTGGTAGAAATTACCGACACCAAAGGCTTAATAGAATATGTAAATCCAGCATTCGAGAACCTTACCGGGTATAAACAACAGGAAGTTATTGGTAAAAATCCCAATATATTGAATGCACATGTTCTCCCGAAAGAAGTATATAAAAACCTATGGCAAACCATTTTAAAGGGTGACACCTGGGAAGGGGAGCTCTGCAACAGAGCGAAAGACGGAACAATATTTTGGGAGTCAGCCATCATATCGCCTATAAAAGATGAAAATGGGGATATTATTAATTTTATTGCGGTCAAGGAGGATATTACCGAAAAGCGAAAGTTTTTAGAACAATTAAAAACAGCCAAAAAGGAAGCCGAAGAAGCCAACAAGGCCAAAAGCGAATTTATGGCCAATATGAGTCACGAGATTCGTACCCCAATGAATGCCGTGACTGGCTTTACAGATATTCTTTATAGGCAGATAGAAAATCAAACGCATCGGGAATATCTCAATTCTATCAAAGTAAGCGGGAAAAATCTTTTGGCGATTATTGACGATATTCTGGATTTATCCAGTATTGAATCAGGTAAGATTAAACTCGAGTACAGCCCTATTGATCTGGCAGGGTTATTAAATGAGTTGAAAGGAATATTTGAGGTACAGGCTAATAAAAAAGGCTTGACTTTTTCAATCTATATAGACGAGAATGCATGTGCTTCATTTGTTTCTGACGAAGTACGTGTACGCCAGATCCTGTTCAACCTAATTTCGAACGCGCTTAAATTTACTGACAAAGGGTCCGTTTCCATAAGGGTTCAAACTGATATAAAAATCAATGGGACAAAATCCCGGGATAACGTCTCAAATATCCTGTTCAAAGTAGAGGACACAGGAATAGGGGTTAAAAAGGAAATGCTGGAAAATATATTTGATCCATTTATCCAGCAGAATGGTCAGGATCAAAAGAAATACGGAGGTACCGGATTGGGGCTATCTATAAGTAAAAATTTAGCAAATATGTTAGGTGGAGATATTTCCGTTAATTCAGAAATTAACCAAGGCAGCACTTTTAGTTTTTCATTAAAGGGGATAAAATGTTCCTTATCCAGTGACGGGATGGGAAATGGAAATCAACAAGGCCCGGAAATACTTTTTGACCCCAAGCGTGTGCTCGTTGTAGATGACATAGGTACAAACAGGGAATACATGAAGAGCGCCCTTTGTGAATTGGGCTTGACGGTTTCAACGGCCGAAGATGGACTGCGGGCGCTCCAGATCCTGGAGGAAGAAGAAATCAACATCATTCTTTGTGACCTAAAAATGCCCAAGCTGGACGGTTATGGGTTTGTCAATAAGCTAAGGGGCGGCAGGTTTAAAGAATTGCCATGTATAGTGACCACGGCTTCAGTGCTAAATGAAGAATTGGAACAAATAAAAAAACATGACTTCGACGGTGTCATGCTCAAGCCCATCCCATTGGAATCTCTTATCGGTGAGCTAAAGAAATACCTGACATATACCATTGTGGAAACGGCTTCAATTATCGAAAATGGATCTTTGAAGCCCTTAAGCTTGGAGCAAGTCAACATGATTGGCGAAGAATTAAAAACAATGATCCTACCCTTATACGAATCGATAAAAGAACGACAATCCTTTCAAGACCTAAACCAGTTTGCTGATATGATAGGTAAAACAGGATTGAACCATGACATTGACTCTTTTAAAAGTTATGCCACGGAATTTCATCAGGCAATCGATAGTTTTGATATCGAGGAGATTCTGAAATTAATCAAGCTGTTTAAAAACCTGATTCGTTATTAGGTCGTTGGCAAGAAGTGATAGTTGATACCTATCACTGGCCCAATGCCCCATAAGGTTAATGTGAAACATTAAATGATATGAAGGGGGCGCCATTTAGGCTCAGTTTGGAAAGGTCAGTATTACCGTTGCCCCTTTCCCTTCGTTGTTCAGCACCTCTATAGTACCTTCATGTGCATCCATGATAAGCTTGGCCAAAGCCAAATCCAGCCCTTTGTTCTCTTCCGAATGTTCTTGGTCGGGTACAAATAGCTCAAACAGATTATTGAGGGATCGGGGGTTAAACCCATTCCCACGGTCGATAACGGCAAACCTCGTATTGTTCCCCGCGGAACTGATATTTATTTGCACGATCCCATTATTGGGGGAATAGTTGATTGCATTGTCAAGTATACTTTCAATACAAAACTCCACCAGTTCCGGATCTCCTTTTATCATATTGCCGGCACCCCCTATGTCAAAGGCTATATTCTTTGACTTTATCTTTTCCACAAGACTTTCCTGGCTTGACCGGATAAGGTCTTCTATGGCGATCTGCTTTTTATCCACAGGAAGAGTCCGGGTTCTCAACCGGGTGATCTTTAAACTTACTTTTGAGAAACTGTCGAGCCTATGGGCTGAAATTTCCAGATATTTGAACATTTCCTGAAGATGTGTGTCGGTGATTTCATGCTTTAAAACACCAATAAATCCAAGAATTCCGTTTAACGGGGTATTTATTTGATGGCTTATGATGGCCAGAAATTCAGATTTTGATTTATCCAGCACGTTTAGTTCCTGATAAGCCTTTTGAAGTTTTAAATGCGAATGGCGGAGCTCCTTTGTTCGTTCCAGTACTTTGTCCTCAAGCCATTGGTTCACTTTTCTGAGCTGGTCTTTGCTATGTTTCAACTCAAGGTGCGTGTTAACTTTCGCCAATAACTCATTGGAGTTAAAGGGTTTTGTTACATAGTCCTGCCCTCCTGCCTCGAATCCGGTAACGATACTGTCCGTGTCGACCATTGCGGTTAGGAAGATGATCGGGATTTCCTTTAGATCCTCATGAACACGAATGGCCCTACACGCTTCGAACCCATCCATAACAGGCATGTTTACATCCAGTAATATCAGGTCGTAATCGTTCGACCCTATAAGGATCTCTAAGGCTTGTTCTCCATTTGTTGCAACCCCGATTATATAATTTTCCTGTCGTAACAAACTTCCCAGAACCTGAATATTCTTTTGCCGGTCGTCTACGATCAGAATTTTATATTGCTTTTTGTCGTTTATCTCCATGCTATAGATAAATTATTTTTTTTTCTGTAACAAACTATATTCGTTTTTGTTAAACGCCATTAGTTTCTGCCTTCAGCCAATCCACTAATTTAGGGAATTTCCTTAAGGTCTGTATCAGTCTTTCAAAGTCGAAATTTTCTGCATAAACTTTTATTTCATTGCCGTAACCGATGAAAAGTTTACAATTCATTTTCTCAGAAACATGAAGCAGGTTTAACCCAAACTCTTCAATTTCATTAATTACCTGATTTTTGATTACCTTTTCATATTCCGGCATAAATTCTAATTCGAGGGTCTCAATAAACGCCGGAATTTTCTGTTTAAGTTCTTCGGATAATTTACACACAGGCTTTCCAACACGGAAAGTATCCGGGCCGTCACGGGCTTCTGCTAACTCATATTTTAGGTGTTTTTTCAACCTTTCGAAAAATTGCGCAATGTCCAAAGGCTTTAGCAGGTATTCGTCGAATATTTTTTTAATGTTATCCCTCTCTCCCGGACTTTTGATTGAAGCTGTGATCGCCATTATCGGTATTGACCTTGTAAGATTGCCATTCTTTAGAATTTTTGTTGTTTCGTAGCCATCCATAACCGGCATAAGCAAGTCCATAAGAATTAGATCGGGGATATGTTTTTTTGCCATTTCAACGGCTTCTTTCCCATTTACAGCTTGCAAGACAGTTAAGGACGAATATGCAAGTAAGTCGATAAGCAGTTTACGGTTTTCATCGTTGTCGTCAACGATCAGTACTGTGGCAGGCTTAAATAACACGGTCGAAGTATCAAACGCCTTTTGCTTATCGTCGATGTCAGCGTCCAAGACCGGAACATTGGGAAGGTCGATTCTGAAAGTACTCCCTTTGCCGACTTCACTTATAAGACTGATAGTGCCCCCCATTTTTCCGACTAATTTTTTAGTTATCGACAATCCAAGGCCCGTTCCTCCATATTTAACATGGTTTTGCCCCGACTGTTGATTAAATGGGTCGAAAATATATTTTTGCTGATCAACGGGGATACCTATGCCGGTATCTTTCACCAGGATGGTCAGATCGACATTTGCTTCTTTTTCCCTGTTTTCTATGCTTAGGGCAACAGAACCTGTATCGGTAAATTTAACTGCGTTTCCGATAAGGTTGAACAGTATTTGCCTAAAACGGACTTCATCGAGAAGAAGCGTTTTTGTGAATGCTTTTTCATATTCAATTGAGAGAACGATTCCTTTTTCCTTCACTTTTTCAGCAAACATATTTTCAATTTCACTGAACATATCACGAAGGTTGACAGGTACCGGAATGATATCGATTTTACCGGCCTCTATCTTCGAAAGATCCAGGATATCATTGATGATCATTAGCAAGGTTTTACCGCTGCTGCGGATAGATTCGACCTGAGAGCGCTGTTTTTCATCTTTTGCCGACTTGGCGAGCAGGTCGGAAAATCCGATGACCGCGTTCATGGGCGTACGGATCTCATGGCTCATATTGGCAAGGAACTCGCTCTTGGCACGGTTTGCGGAATCGGCAGCCTGTTTCGCTTTTATTAAGTCTGCTTCGATCGATTTTCTAGCGCTGATATCAAACCTAACCGCAACATATTGGTAAGGTTCCCCATTTTGGTCAAGAAAAGGAACGATCGTGGAATCTACCCAATAATAACTGCCATCCTTGGCTTTATTCTTAATCTCCCCCCTCCAGACCTTGCCTTCGGAAATTGTGTTCCAAAGGTCAATAAAAAATCTCTGCTATGAAAACCGGAATTAATGATCCTATGGGTGTTGCCGACCAGCTCATCCCTACTAAATTTTGATACCTTGCAGAATGTATCGTTTGCATGCATGATAATTCCTTTGCTGTCGGTAATGGCAACTAAGCTTGTTTCGTCCAGAGCGAGTTTGTAATCTGAGATTTCTTTAAGGCTTTGTTGTAATTTCTGTTCCGAAACTGTCAATTCCCTGGTTCTCTCGGCTACCATTTCTTCAAGATGCCCCCGGTATTTGATTATCTCTACTTCCGCTTTTTTCCTTTCCGTGATATCATGGAATGCGGTAATTAAAACCTGTTCACCATCAAGGGTCAGTAGCTTGAGAGACATTGAACACCAGAACGGCCCCCCGTCAGATTTTTTTAATAATAGTTCGTAATTATCGACAAAACCCATTGTCCTGACAGCTCTCAGTAGAGAAATCTGATCCTTTTCATTATGATAGAAATAGGGCAGTTTTTGCCCGATGGTTTCAGATACAGAAATTTTAAACAGTTTACCAAAAGTCTCATTGGCGATGATGACCTCCATATTATCCATTTTGCTCAAGATCATGGGTACGGGGGACGCTTCCATGATCGTGCGAGGCCTGTTTTCACTTTCTTTTAGTTCAACGGTTAATTTTTCCGCTATTTTTTGAGCATTGTACCGGGTGTTAATCAGTGACCGTGTGAGAAGGAACAATAGAATACTGATAATAAATCCTCCCACAAGTAGGCCCCATGCACCTAGGTAATCAATAAAAATGCCTCCTTCCCTTTGGGTAAATACGAGGGTCCACCGATGGCCATTGAAATCAATGGGCAAATCTAATGTGAATCGATCTTTTTCGGCTATTTTTTGTTCGTCGGGGTAATGGGATTCAAACAGCAACGATTCGGAAGAACGTATCAACCCATCATAAATATGTAAATAGTATATATGTAGGTTGTCCTCTAATTCCCAATTGCGCAGAATCCCGGAGATAAGGTCATTCATCCGGCAGGGGCTATAAACCCAGCCTTTAAGGGCTGCACGTCGTTGTTCAACAGTATTGATCGCTAGCCCTTTTTGGTAGACCGGGACATATATCAAATTGCCCGCTTGCACATCCGATCCATTTTCCTGAACTAGGCGCACTTTACCCGAAAGTGCTGCCAAATCCATATCACGTGCACGCTCCATGGCTTCTTTGCGTACCGGTTCGGTCATCATGTCATAGCCGAAAGCCTGTAGGTTTTTCCCCGAAAAGGGTTCAATAAAGACATTGGACGTATATATCTCCCGCCCATATTCCGGCCAGACTACGTATTCCGGATACCCTTCGTCCCTTATTTGTCGGATATGCTCGTTTAGCTTATCTTTTGGTATTTTCAAAGAAAATCCTATCCCCAAGATACCGGGCAAATTGAGGTCAAGATTATAGTGACCGTTAAAATTCTTCCAATCCTCGCGGCTCACATGATCGGATGCGTTGAAAAAAGCAGCGCCGCTGCGGAGCAATAGCGCATGCGAATGCAATCGTGTTTCAATTTTTCGGCAATGTTTTTACTTTCAAACCTGAATTCAGCTTCATCTTTTTTATCAATCTCAGACTTAACATAAATGGTTGCTGCAAATGTAGCTAACAGGCTTATTGTTAATACTAACCATGATACCCAATTATTTGTAGTCTTCATAATTATTCGTGCAATTAAAAACAAAAGATATCGCATTTTTCTATCTTATCGATCCAGTTGTGAAAGGTTTGTGGGCTCGGGATGTGTTTGTTCCCTTTGTGCGGTGGGGTAGGGCCTGATAGCTTACCCCATCTTTGTTGACCTTAAAGGAGCAATGGTATGCTTATTGTCAGGTGGGGCTGTAACCGTTGATCTATCCGTTATTGACATGCAAGTTTGATCATGTCGCTTTTGGAATAATACAATAAGGCACCTGTGCCCGTAAAGTCCTTACCAATTGGGTAAACCTCATATTTATTATCTGGTAGGATGTATTTACCTATTATATAGTTTTCATATTCGCCAGCCTTATTTTTTCTTCATATTATATTTCCAGGATTGGTTTTTGTCATTTCAGTTATTAGTCTAAACTTGCCCATATCTATTTTTTTAAGTTGGATTTAGTGAATAAAAATAATTTTAATGTGCTAAAAAGCCAATTTAATTTGCAACAATCGGGATCTATCAGGGGTTGGCGAGACTGATAAAGGAGCAAATTCCGCCTGCAAATCCCGACGTGCATACGAAGGTGGTGAGAGGGGCGCATTGGCGGTTATTTGAAAAAAGTCGAACTTAATCGGTAAGTTTCAACGGTCAATTATTAAGGCTTGCATATTGGAAGTATCCCGGAGTTAATATTTGCCGGTCCTTATGCTTGGGAGTGTAATTTCATATTTTCGAATAATTCTTTTGCTTCTATCCCCAGTACCGGGGCTACTTTTTCAAAATCCTCGACCGATGGATTTAACTTTCCTTTTTCTAATTGTGAAATATTTGCCTGTTTCGTCGATATTGCTTCTCCAAGTTGTAGTTGTGCCATTCCCTTGGCTATCCTCGGACGTTTTGTTTCTGCCCCCGGTTTCTTATTTGTTTGTTCACCCATATTCTTAATATCCGTGTTTATTTATTTTATAAATGGCTTTGGTTTCGTCATTTTTTGAGACAAAATATGATAATATTGCTTTTTGACCTTTCGTTCCTTAGTTTTTGTGCTTCGGCTTATTATCGTTGGCGCGATGTTTATGTTGTGTCCGTTTTTTATCTATTGTCAGTCTTCTTCTACCCCTTTAATTTCTTCCAGATACCAAGCTTGGAACGGTATCGACTTGAGGGAATAAGAGAAACCTTTATCGAAAAAATCGACAGCGATATTTTTGGGCAGTGTGCCAAGCCAATGCCGCCAGTCTTGCTCTGTCGGTTCGTTGATGTCGAACTGCGAATAGTACTTTATGGCTCTTTCGGCTTCCTGTCCTAAATCTTTTTCTTTCATTTTTCAAGTTTGCTTTGTTTGAATTTTATAACCAAAGGGTGATCGTGACCCTTTGGTCGTTTGATATTGCTATATGGCCGTAACCGTTGGGAAGGAATTTAATTCGGTAGGGACTTGAACCTTTGATTCTATGTGGTTTTGGTTTTATATTGGGGATTGATGTACCGCTGAAGTGTCCTGTCCGTAAAATTATTTCATTCCCAACTTTCTCTATTGTTTGTTCTTTCTCATTTTTGTAAATGTTCTTCCATTCGGGATTGCGGTCGACCGATTCGACTGGAAAAAGTCTGTTTCAATCGTCTTTTTTCAATTCTTTTATGCTCTTTTTCTTTGGTGGGTTCTAATTGTAGCTTACGAAAATATAAACAAATGATCCCATATATATCTTTATTGCAAGTTTTGTTTATACTCCCGATTGGGTCGGTATCCGTACTTTATTTGTCCATTCTTCTTCTTACCATGATTGTTTTAACCTCGCAACGGACACTTGAATTTATCCATGCCTATAGTTTGCCAATCGCAAATTTAACAATTGGAGGTTTGCTATTCGAAAACCATGAGGTGTTCAAGAAATCATCAAGAATAAAATACAGAAAATCGAGATAGTCGGGGAGGGGACGAGCAACCCAAACCTTAATCTAGTTCATGAATTTTATGTGTTGTTTTATTAAATTATAAAAAACAAGAGGAAGCCTTTACGTTTAAAGGCCTCCCCTTATCGTTTGCAAAATTTGTGAACAAATAATTAATCACGCCCAAATATACGATAATTGCTTGCTGTGGTTACATGATGTGAAAATTAGTTCAGTCAGCATGTAACATTTTTGTTGTTAACAAGTATAACGAGAGAATCAGACCTATAGGTATTAATCTTTGCACAATACAAATACCTCCTGCACCTATTCTAATATTTTTACTTTTCTTAATATCCTGATCATCAAAACTAAATATGTTGATCAAAACTATACATAAATCTATTACAAGTTATAACCCTAAGCTCTAATAACATTTAAACGATCCTCAAATTATATATTATCATACAATCATGAATTTTAAACTGCTGATCGAGAAATCCCCAATTTGTATTGCTAAAGTTAGTCTTGAAAACAAAATATTATATGCCAATCCGGCATGGTCTGCTTTTACAGGTTATTCAAATGAAGAATTAGCATCAAAAAAATATACGGAGATTACTCACCCCGATGATATCGACACGGACATTGCGCTGACCAAGAAATTGTCGGGCGGGGAAATTACCGAATATAGGCTTGAAAAGAGGTACATACACAAAAGCGGCAAAATAATCTGGGGTGACTTGTTCGTTGTATTGCTTCCCGATGAACAAGGTGACGCTGACTATTCGATCTTTTCTTCGGTGATTGACATTACCGACAAGAAGGAAAATGAAGTACAAATAAGTCATTCGGAAAAAATAGCTAAAATGGGGAGCTGGGAATGGGACATTTTAAACAATGTTACCAAATGGTCTGATAATATGTATCGTTTATTTGGGTCGGATCCGGGCAGTGTCGTTCCCTCGTACGATTATTTTATGGGCAGGGTACATCCAAACGATCAATTTGTTATTGCCAAGGCATATGAGCAATTGTTGGGCCTCAAAAACAAGATTGAAATTGAATTTCGTGTACTTCTACCAGGAAATGCGATCATGTGGATGCAGAATAGTATTCAGCCATACTACATTAACGATAAACTGGTTAAGCTCAGGGGGGTCAATGTTGATATTACGGAACGGAAAACAAACGAAATTGCTATATTAAAAAAAAGGGATGCCTTGCGACAAGCCCAGGTCGTTGCCAATATGGGGAGTTGGGAGTATGATCCGGTCAAGGACATTTGCAGTTGGTCCAAGAATATGTTCCATCTTTTAAAAGTTGATCTGGAACATACTGATCTTGCTTTTGATTTTTTAAAAAGTTTGGTGCACCCCGACGACAGACATAAAATTATAGACGGCAAGGATTGGTTGATCAAGTGTCGGAAAATATTCATACAAGAATTTCGATGTATATTGCCCGACAATGATATTGTATGGATAGAAAGCCACGTTCAGCCTATTTGCGAGAACAACCAGATCGTTACTGTCAGAGGTGTATTTATCGATATAACGGAAAGAAAAATGAAGGAAAATGAACTATTGATATTTTCCAAGGGCGTGGAGCAGAGTCCGATATCGATTATTATTACGGACAATAAAGCAAACATCGAATATGTCAACCAAAAATTCACCGAAATTACGGGATACGGAAAAGACGAAGTTATAACGAGGAATCCCAACATCCTGAGATCGTTTAAGGTGAACAAGCAGGTGTATGTCGATATGTGGGCGGCAATAAACTCAGGCAAGGTGTGGAAAGGAGAACTAATCAATAAGCGAAAGTCCGGGGATTTTTATTGGGAGCGTAAAACAATCTCTTCCATAGTTGATGAATATGGGAATATAATTAACTATGTTTCTTTCGGGGAAGACATCACAAGCCAAAAGAAAATTGAACAAGATCTGATTGCGGCAAAAGAAAAAGCGGAGGAAAGTGACATGCTCAAGACAGCCTTTATACAAAATATATCACACGAGATAAGGACACCGATGAATTCGCTTCTTGGCTTTGTGGAATTGTTAAAGGAACCGGACCTGGAACCAGAATCGAGGAATGAATTTGTGGAAGTCATCAATCAAAGCGGAACCAGACTGTTGAATACGGTGAATGATATTATGGAGATTTCCAAAATAGAATCAGGCGTTAAGAATATTCACACAAGTGCAGTTAATGTTCACCAATTAATACAGCAGAATATTATTTCCTTTAAAGCCCGGGCTTTAAAAAAGGGTTTAGACCTACGATTGTCAGAAACGTGCCTGACCGGGAAAAAGGCAGATATACAAACTGACCAAACCAAATTGGGCAATATTCTGGTGAACTTAACAAACAACGCGTTAAAATTTACGGAAACAGGCCATATCGAAATTGGAAACTACTTAGCTAAAGATGAGCTTGTATTTTTTGTAAAGGATACCGGTATCGGAATTTCTGAAACGCACAAAGAATTAATTTTTGATAGATTTACGCAAGTCGATTTACGTCTTACAAGGACGTATGAAGGCACAGGACTGGGACTCTCTATTGTTAAAGCTTATGTTGATGCACTCAAAGGCAGGATATGGATCAATTCGGAAGTAGGAAAAGGAAGCACGTTCTATTTTTCAATTCCCTACGTGCCTACAGACAACAGTAATTTCCCATTGGAATAAACGGCAACCGCACAGCAGGTTTCAACGGTCCATTGATAAGGTGATAGGGAGGAGGTATCGAGAGCGTAAGACATCTTGATTCTTATGGTTTATTAATACATAAACTATGTGCAAGCCGTATCAATTTTAAAAATACGACTAATGATGTCGGGGTATTTGTAGCAAAAATTCTTGATAACCCAGATTTTAAGTTGGGTATGTTCCCGTGAAGAAATCCATTGCAATGACTTTATTAATTCCCTTTTAAACCTTTCCTTGTTGTTGCCAACCTCCTCTAATACTTTCTTTTGATGGTCTAACATCGTGGGAATAAAATTTTGGTCTATGCTGCTGCCATCATTATAACATGTTTTATCCATAATAAGGTTCTTTAAACGAGGTGGTAAATGTACAGTTATCAGGTGAATCTTTTCTGGGGATAACTAAGGCCAATGATTTTTTTTTATGCTC includes:
- a CDS encoding hybrid sensor histidine kinase/response regulator, whose product is MEINDKKQYKILIVDDRQKNIQVLGSLLRQENYIIGVATNGEQALEILIGSNDYDLILLDVNMPVMDGFEACRAIRVHEDLKEIPIIFLTAMVDTDSIVTGFEAGGQDYVTKPFNSNELLAKVNTHLELKHSKDQLRKVNQWLEDKVLERTKELRHSHLKLQKAYQELNVLDKSKSEFLAIISHQINTPLNGILGFIGVLKHEITDTHLQEMFKYLEISAHRLDSFSKVSLKITRLRTRTLPVDKKQIAIEDLIRSSQESLVEKIKSKNIAFDIGGAGNMIKGDPELVEFCIESILDNAINYSPNNGIVQINISSAGNNTRFAVIDRGNGFNPRSLNNLFELFVPDQEHSEENKGLDLALAKLIMDAHEGTIEVLNNEGKGATVILTFPN
- a CDS encoding sensor histidine kinase yields the protein MNFKLLIEKSPICIAKVSLENKILYANPAWSAFTGYSNEELASKKYTEITHPDDIDTDIALTKKLSGGEITEYRLEKRYIHKSGKIIWGDLFVVLLPDEQGDADYSIFSSVIDITDKKENEVQISHSEKIAKMGSWEWDILNNVTKWSDNMYRLFGSDPGSVVPSYDYFMGRVHPNDQFVIAKAYEQLLGLKNKIEIEFRVLLPGNAIMWMQNSIQPYYINDKLVKLRGVNVDITERKTNEIAILKKRDALRQAQVVANMGSWEYDPVKDICSWSKNMFHLLKVDLEHTDLAFDFLKSLVHPDDRHKIIDGKDWLIKCRKIFIQEFRCILPDNDIVWIESHVQPICENNQIVTVRGVFIDITERKMKENELLIFSKGVEQSPISIIITDNKANIEYVNQKFTEITGYGKDEVITRNPNILRSFKVNKQVYVDMWAAINSGKVWKGELINKRKSGDFYWERKTISSIVDEYGNIINYVSFGEDITSQKKIEQDLIAAKEKAEESDMLKTAFIQNISHEIRTPMNSLLGFVELLKEPDLEPESRNEFVEVINQSGTRLLNTVNDIMEISKIESGVKNIHTSAVNVHQLIQQNIISFKARALKKGLDLRLSETCLTGKKADIQTDQTKLGNILVNLTNNALKFTETGHIEIGNYLAKDELVFFVKDTGIGISETHKELIFDRFTQVDLRLTRTYEGTGLGLSIVKAYVDALKGRIWINSEVGKGSTFYFSIPYVPTDNSNFPLE
- a CDS encoding helix-turn-helix domain-containing protein yields the protein MGEQTNKKPGAETKRPRIAKGMAQLQLGEAISTKQANISQLEKGKLNPSVEDFEKVAPVLGIEAKELFENMKLHSQA
- a CDS encoding PAS domain-containing hybrid sensor histidine kinase/response regulator, producing the protein MDLWNTISEGKVWRGEIKNKAKDGSYYWVDSTIVPFLDQNGEPYQYVAVRFDISARKSIEADLIKAKQAADSANRAKSEFLANMSHEIRTPMNAVIGFSDLLAKSAKDEKQRSQVESIRSSGKTLLMIINDILDLSKIEAGKIDIIPVPVNLRDMFSEIENMFAEKVKEKGIVLSIEYEKAFTKTLLLDEVRFRQILFNLIGNAVKFTDTGSVALSIENREKEANVDLTILVKDTGIGIPVDQQKYIFDPFNQQSGQNHVKYGGTGLGLSITKKLVGKMGGTISLISEVGKGSTFRIDLPNVPVLDADIDDKQKAFDTSTVLFKPATVLIVDDNDENRKLLIDLLAYSSLTVLQAVNGKEAVEMAKKHIPDLILMDLLMPVMDGYETTKILKNGNLTRSIPIMAITASIKSPGERDNIKKIFDEYLLKPLDIAQFFERLKKHLKYELAEARDGPDTFRVGKPVCKLSEELKQKIPAFIETLELEFMPEYEKVIKNQVINEIEEFGLNLLHVSEKMNCKLFIGYGNEIKVYAENFDFERLIQTLRKFPKLVDWLKAETNGV
- a CDS encoding CHASE domain-containing protein, whose product is MSREDWKNFNGHYNLDLNLPGILGIGFSLKIPKDKLNEHIRQIRDEGYPEYVVWPEYGREIYTSNVFIEPFSGKNLQAFGYDMMTEPVRKEAMERARDMDLAALSGKVRLVQENGSDVQAGNLIYVPVYQKGLAINTVEQRRAALKGWVYSPCRMNDLISGILRNWELEDNLHIYYLHIYDGLIRSSESLLFESHYPDEQKIAEKDRFTLDLPIDFNGHRWTLVFTQREGGIFIDYLGAWGLLVGGFIISILLFLLTRSLINTRYNAQKIAEKLTVELKESENRPRTIMEASPVPMILSKMDNMEVIIANETFGKLFKISVSETIGQKLPYFYHNEKDQISLLRAVRTMGFVDNYELLLKKSDGGPFWCSMSLKLLTLDGEQVLITAFHDITERKKAEVEIIKYRGHLEEMVAERTRELTVSEQKLQQSLKEISDYKLALDETSLVAITDSKGIIMHANDTFCKVSKFSRDELVGNTHRIINSGFHSRDFLLTFGTQFPKARSGGGRLRIKPRMAVIIG